One region of Emys orbicularis isolate rEmyOrb1 chromosome 4, rEmyOrb1.hap1, whole genome shotgun sequence genomic DNA includes:
- the LOC135878772 gene encoding cobalamin binding intrinsic factor-like, translating into MLSGTPQFCPQQEPLLRRKGRMFPWALAVLCALCTATSATEKCIVPADQQSLVTELQRRMESSVVLQSPPNPSILIALNLAGTQDGTKEKLLVQQIKDRVIKEGTAEMTSGEVALYVLALLSSCEDPKRVTADINLVEVLKLKTKEELTYLSDHGTPKTTFYQLSLDTLALCLEGANVKEAALSLTKEALAKDFFVDTGAMATLALTCVHNGLVKAEQYRILEPIHEALDKLREQILRAVETNTANIYSIGLALQALNVTPVSYPSGDWSCSQTLAKVLTEISQGAFDNPMAAAQILPSLVGKTYLNVIRLSCLTVMVEYTIINHLRGPYFNHTIRVSVPKGSVLLSVLQAAQQNNPQDFSYETKQTSWGLMVVSINSRAANSNDKTYWQFFNGTKALEQGVDSYVPSNNEHIKAIFSTY; encoded by the exons ATGCTCTCTGGGACCCcacagttctgcccccagcaggaaCCATTGCTCAGAAGAAAAGGCAGAATGTTCCCCTGGGCCCTGGCTGTTCTGTGTGCACTCTGCACAGCGACCAGCGCCACTGAGAAGTGCA TTGTTCCTGCCGACCAGCAGTCCTTGGTCACTGAACTCCAACGTAGGATGGAGAGCTCTGTCGTCCTGCAAAGCCCACCGAACCCCAGCATCCTGATCGCTTTGAACCTGGCCGGCACACAGGATGGCACGAAGGAAAAGCTACTGGTGCAGCAGATAAAAGACAGGGTCATCAAGGAAGGCACAGCGG AAATGACCTCTGGCGAGGTGGCCCTCTACGTCCTCGCCCTCCTCTCGTCTTGCGAGGATCCCAAGCGCGTCACGGCTGACATCAACTTGGTCGAAGTCTTGAAGTTGAAAACCAAGGAGGAGTTGACCTACTTGA GTGACCACGGCACGCCCAAGACGACATTCTACCAGCTCAGCCTGGACACCCTGGCTCTGTGCCTAGAAGGGGCCAATGTCAAAGAGGCAGCTCTAAGCCTGACCAAGGAGGCGCTGGCCAAGGACTTCTTTGTGG ACACCGGAGCCATGGCGACTCTGGCACTGACCTGCGTGCACAATGGGCTGGTGAAGGCTGAGCAGTACAGGATCCTGGAGCCCATCCACGAGGCGCTGGACAAGCTCAGAGAGCAGATTCTCAGGGCCGTGGAGACCAACACCGCCAATATATACAGCATCGGCTTGGCTCTTCAG GCACTCAATGTCACTCCGGTGTCCTATCCCTCCGGGGACTGGAGCTGCTCACAGACGTTAGCCAAGGTGCTCACCGAGATCTCCCAGGGAGCCTTTGACAACCCCATGGCCGCTGCCCAGATCCTCCCTTCCCTCGTGGGCAAAACCTACCTTAATGTGATCAGACTCAGCTGCTTGACAG TCATGGTGGAATACACCATCATCAACCACCTCAGGGGGCCATACTTCAACCACACCATCCGCGTGAGTGTACCCAAAGGCTCTGTGCTGCTCTCCGTCCTGCAAGCGGCTCAGCAGAACAATCCACAGGACTTCAG CTACGAAACAAAGCAGACATCCTGGGGCCTCATGGTGGTCTCCATCAACAGCCGTGCTGCCAACTCCAACGACAAGACCTACTGGCAGTTCTTCAACGGCACAAAGGCCCTGGAGCAAG GTGTCGACAGCTATGTACCAAGTAACAACGAGCATATCAAGGCCATCTTCAGCACATATTGA
- the MRPL16 gene encoding large ribosomal subunit protein uL16m, whose protein sequence is MWRRLARPLRALPKVPGDPFSARVLSAGLKSYVLPQDYTNISIPDRPKLKFMDKVPSVPKVRREFKNLRDIRGPSTEATEFTQGQYGILALGGGYLHWGHFEMMRLTINRHLDPKIMFAVWRIPAPYKPITRKSLGQRMGGGKGAIDHYVTAVKCGRLILEVGGRCEFGEVEHFLTQVAKKLPFPAKAVSCQSLEEMRQAEEERRCKNQNPWTFERIITSNMLGIRKVLSPYDLTQKGRYWGKFFLKDRV, encoded by the exons ATGTGGAGGCGACTCGCGCGTCCTCTCCGCGCGCTGCCAAAGGTCCCCGGAG ATCCTTTTTCTGCCAGAGTCCTCAGTGCTGGCCTGAAGAGCTATGTGCTTCCCCAGGATTATACCA ACATCTCCATCCCTGACCGACCGAAACTGAAGTTCATGGACAAAGTTCCAAGTGTACCTAAAGTGAGGCGGGAATTCAAAAACCTACGTGACATCCGTGGCCCCTCCACTGAGGCTACTGAGTTCACCCAGGGACAGTATGGCATTTTG GCATTGGGTGGTGGTTACCTTCATTGGGGTCACTTTGAAATGATGCGCCTAACCATCAATCGTCACCTGGATCCCAAGATCATGTTCGCCGTGTGGCGCATCCCAGCCCCTTACAAGCCCATCACCCGCAAGAGCCTAGGCCAGCGCATGGGCGGGGGCAAAGGTGCCATCGACCACTATGTGACAGCAGTGAAATGTGGCCGCCTCATTTTGGAAGTGGGTGGGCGCTGCGAGTTCGGGGAGGTGGAGCACTTCCTCACACAGGTGGCCAAGAAGCTGCCGTTCCCAGCCAAGGCAGTCAGCTGCCAGTCCCTGGAGGAGATGCGCCAGGCGGAAGAGGAAAGAAGATGCAAAAATCAGAACCCATGGACATTTGAGCGTATCATCACCTCCAACATGCTGGGGATCCGCAAGGTTCTGAGCCCCTACGATCTGACACAGAAGGGGCGCTACTGGGGCAAGTTCTTTCTGAAAGACAGAGTGTAA